A region of the Gopherus evgoodei ecotype Sinaloan lineage chromosome 15, rGopEvg1_v1.p, whole genome shotgun sequence genome:
agatggggaaaatgaagcCCAGGACTCATAAGCCAGTCAGTACCAAGGCAGGCCTTGCACTCAAAGCTTTTGCCACTTCACTCAGGGATGTCACAACTACTGTAAAGTCCTCGGGCATGCTTTGTTCTCCATCTCTGACAAATTACATCACTGCAGGGTAGagacatcattattattattattattatacagctTTTTACAGCTGTTAAAGCCAGAATGACCCTACTGACCATCTAATCTgaactcctgcataacacaagccatagaacctcacccaatgATTCCTGCATCCAGCACAGTCACTTTTTGGTTGATTTTAGTTTTCCCCTGCATGAAAGCAAGAGCCCGTTTAACAGAGAACTGCTGACTTTAACAAAATTCAAGAAATTAAATAATaacaaagaacattttgaaaCACTCTACAAAAGGCAAGAACCATGCCCTAAAACAGCTAATGAGCTGAACAGATGATGGACAGAAACAGGATGAAacttgaggggggagggatagctcagtggtttgaacattggcctgctaaacccagggctgtgagtttaatccttcaggggaccacttagggatctggggcaaaatcagtacttggtcctactagtgaaggcagggggctggactcaatgacctttcaaggtcccttctagttctaggagatgggtatatctccatgtaAAATCTGCTGAAAAGCTAGTGTGATCTACCAATGGCATTTAGCACCTGTTGTATGAGTCCCACTATTTAAAACATTAGCTCCAGTTTCCTCTAAgctgtgcacatacacacacagatccTACACACAGCAAAACACCACACGCACAAAAATTTGCACAGAAGAATTTTTTTGCACACACAGCCTATCAAAAATTAGAAAGAACATTGCTTGGCTCCTATGTTCAGTGCAACTCAAAAGGGAGGTGAAAAGGTGAATTTAATCAATCTTTTATGTTTCCCCTATCCTAGGAGCACTTGACCCCAGATGCAGGTTAGACCAGCCTGACTTGTATGGGTTACCAGTGCCCCCAAAGGGTCAGTGCAGCAGCCAGAGGCTGTCAGGGTATAGTGTAGCCATGTCTCTGCACCACCCACAGAGAGGGTAGGTGGTATAGAAGTTGCTACTCTGCCTCCACACCAACCAATGCTGTGTTAGGCTGGCTTTAGGGCATCTTTGTGCTGGCAGAGTTGGCACCAATTTTCCTCAAACCAGGGGAAAACTTGCTCCAATCGTGTTCTCTGGAGTTGATGGGCCCCTTGGGAAAAGTGTTTTAATGAGAGACTTGAGGCATGACTCAGAGATATATGGAAACTGTGAGCTGGAGGGTGTCCAGACCTCAAACATTGGGCAATGCGCCATGCACAACATGCACCCAGAGGCCAATGCTGCAGGCTTCTCAGTCACCTGGCTGCAGTCCCTCTGGGTTCTCAAtaaacacacagagacacacacacacacatacagtaacCAAAGCTTCTTTACTAGGGCAGGCAGAAAATGGAAAGAGTGCAGACAGCCCCGATACAGAGCTCCTGCAGAAATTACCTGGTcacatcctcagctagtgtaaatcaaccATGCTCCATTGGTGTcaaagctacactgatttacacccactgaggttCTGGCCCAGCATGTTTGAATAAGTTTGTGGCCAGATTGTGTAATTACAGTGTTTCTTCTTGCCCATGTGGACAGGCAAATAAACAAGTTAGAGGCCCATATTCTAGCGTAGGCATGTTCCAGGCTTCAAGCTGGGCTTGTTAACAGGGTTTTGATGGCCCCCACCTGCAAGGAAAAACTGTGTTGTAGACACCAGGCCCCATCTACACAACATTTATCACTCAGGTCCCAGTTACAGCACAGATTCCCCTCACCTGACTTTAACATGGTCATAAGGTGTCTAGTTATGTCCTTGAACACAGTCTGAAGCCTGAGCTTTTTAACCCATTTAGGGAAGATTGGATAAGGTTCCATTTTCACTACAACCTGCGACTGCGTTGTCGCTGGGTCACCTGGGTTAGGGATGTTACTGTGGGGCTAAGACCAAATGTGATTCCCAGCTGCGTTTAGACATGGGGCCCTGTGAGTTAGTTACAGACAGGAAACAGAGGAATCCTTCCCTGGGCCATCCAATCAGATCCTGAGCATTACTTGCCCCTTGGGTCTCCATGGATACATGAGAAGTGTCCCTTCAAATACATGCCAGCACACAGGAGATCAGCCTGATGTCTGGTTTGGCTTTGCCTCTGTGTCATCTGGCCACCTCTCCTCCTGTAGCTTTGCAGGCCCCCAACCAGCTGGCACCTCCTGGAGACTTGCTGAGACACAACACACTCATGTCCAgatctccctggctctgggggtgTTTCACTGACTGGACAGCTCAGATTCACAGTTTTTTCCTTTACCTCTGTACATTCTCTCAGGGATTCTCCTGGGTCCTCTTCAATCCAGTGACTGgacagaggggaaagagagagagaggaagacgAGGAGACCACCAGGGAAAGAGGAAAATAAGGGCCAGTCTTTTCTAATTGTTAATATGTGCATTAATCGAGACAACCTATCTGAGAGTGGAGCCCCATCATGCCTGATGCCATACTGACACCTGGTGAGATCTAGCCCCTGCCTGAAACAGCTCAAACACCATAGTCCTTCTCCAGGCAGCTCCGTTCAGTGACAGACTGGACAAGGTCTCTGAATGAATAACAAGAGACCAAACACCCAGGCTTTCTGAGGGCCCTTTCCAACACCCAGCACCTCAAAGGATCCACAGCTGCCTGATCTGGTTCCCAGACCTATCTTCAGGCCTCACGTAAGCAGCAGCTAAGCTCCAGAAGGGAAATCGGCAGCTGGTGTCTATCACAGGTGGATCCTCTGATGTCGAATCAGAGCAGAGCTcacagtgaagcttttcccacagtcggtGCATTTGTAGGGTTTCTCTCCGGTGTGGGTCCTCAGATGATTGATGAGGGATGAGCTCTGCTTGAAGCTCTTCCCGCAGTCAGGGCATTTGTAGGgcttctctccagtgtggatccTCTGGTGCTTGATAAGGGATGAGCTCTCAaagaagtttttcccacactcggtGCATTTGTAGGGCATCTCTCCAGTGTGGCTCCTCTGGTGCCTGATAAGGGCTGAGCTCTCGAAGAAGGTTTTACCACACTCGGTGCAtttgtagggtttctctcctgtgtgggttctctggtgTCTAAGGAAGGAGGAGCAgtaactgaagcttttcccacactcagtgcaATTGTAGGGGCCCTCTCCCATGTGGGCTCTCTGATGTGTGTTAAGGTTCGAGCTCCGAttgaagctcttcccacagtcgaggcatttatagggtctctctcctgtgtggattctctggtgaaCAATAAGATCTGAGCTCCAGCTGAAGCTTTTTCCACATTTTGTACACTTGTAGGGCTTCTCTCCCACGTGCAGCCGCTGATGTTTCACCAGGTGTGAGCTTtggctgaagcttttcccacactcagtgcatTTATAGGGCTtatctcctgtgtggatcctctgatgtgcATTACGATTTGAGCTTcgtgtgaaacttttcccacagtcgagGCATTTGTAAGGTTTCTCCCCCGTGTGCAGTCTCTGATGGATTAGCAGCTCTGACCTCCAAGAAAAGGTTTTCTCACACTCAGTGCATGTTTTCTGGGTTCCTGACTTCTCTGTTCTCCAGTTGATGCTGATATTGTTGAATTCTTTAAAATCTTCTCCCTGGTGAGTGGATATCCCTAGTCTCTCATCTGGGTGGTTTTCCTGCTGCCTCTCCAGTCCACACTGACTCTCACAGGCTTCTCCAAGTTCAGGGCTCTGGAAAATGTTCTCTTCAGTGCTTCCCAGCAACATCATGTCCAATTCCACCATCTCAGGACTTTCCTGCTCCAGATTCTCCTCCTCATGCTCACTCCCCATCCCATCATCTGTGAAtcagagagagaatccagacaggaGTCACTCCCtgtacccagggaaaagggaatcATTGAAAGGGGAATGGGAATGGGGAGGTGGGTACAACAGAAGGGCTAAATGCTGACGGTGAGATCCAccaaggtacttaggtgcctaaaccccaggTCCCAGTTTTGGCTTCACTGCAATTCACAAACTGCCTGCTGAACCCTGCAGTCACCTAACCTCACTCGACActgaagttttttaaaattaaagttccCTGGATCCCTATGTTCTTGCCTTTGGCCATGTGCATGGCTGCCTCATTCTAGGCATCTGGATGCTCATCTCCCACCGAAGCCCCAGAGTGACCAGTGAACCAGGGGAAGACAGGTTTTCAGCCATCTACATGAATGTGGCACCCAATCCAGTAGATGGCCCCCAAGATTGGATCCTATTCAAAATCCCAGCCAGCAGAGGACGTTGCGATAATACCTACTTTATAGCTTTTAGCTCAATAGTTAGCGCACTcagctgggatatgggagactccAGTTCAATTCCCCTCACCTCAGGAggagaaagaatttgaacagGGGGTCTCCCACCTTTCAGAAGGGTtctccagccactcagctctGGGATATTCTGATTGGCAGTGGCAGGAGGTGCTCTTTCCATCTCTCCCATTGGAGCTGCTGCACTCTGGATAAATTATGAAAGTTACGGCAGCAAGGGCACTGGACCCAGAGTCTCACAGGTGGATGCctggggaggaatagctcagtggtttgagcattggcctgctaaacccagggtttgtaagttcaatccttgaggggccatttagggcaaAAAAATTCTGTCTGAACATTGGTCCCTCTTTGAGCAgcgggctggactagatgatcttctgaggtcccttccaaccctaatattctatgccCTGACCACAGACTCTGTCTCGTGTTTGTATGTGCTCTCATTCTCTTGCTCCCTCCCCAACAAttgtttaagtatttatccatagtggaatagtcattgggccacagaaaaagagaaagaatgactctatagtccagtggttagggcactgagaTGTGAGACCCAGGCTCCAACCGTTCTTCAGCCAGCTTCACCATGAGAGATGGAGGGAGCCCCACCTCCAACTATCCCACAGCTCAGTGGTTAGCACACCCTCCTGAGACATGGGAGATCCCTATGCAAATCCTTTTGCCCTCTCTAGCAGAGGGGAAACTGAACCTccatcttccacatcccaggggaGTGCTCTAACCAGTGGTCTAAAGGTGGAGGTTTTGGGTAAAGTGAGAGAAGCACCTACCTCATTGCCCCAAGAAACAGCTTAGGCTTCTGAGCcactgactccaggagaggggttcccATTGGTGCATCACTAGGCACCTCCCAGCAGCCTGGACTCTATctctgagagaggggtggggcttagcacacacccctctggTTGGCATCTTCCATTGGTGAGCTCAGCTGAGGTGCTAGCATTTGTGGATCCCaattttaggcacctatctcAAACCATTCATTGCACAGGGAAACtcagcacctaactcaggctttgtgatacaaaaggagcacttaaagatgataaagtcattgcgaagaaactaaatggattctttgcttcagtcttcacggctgaggaagttagggagattcccaaacctgagctggcttttgtgggtaacaaatctgaggaactgtcacagattgaagtgtcactagaggaagttttggaattaattgataaactcaacaataacaagtcactgggaccagatggcattcacccaagagttcggaaagaactcaaatgtgaagttgcggaactattaactaagatttgtaacctgtctcttaaatcggcttcagtatctagtgactggaagttagctaatgtaacgccaatatttaaaaagggctctagaggtgatcctggcaattacagaccggtaagtctaatgtcggtacctGGCAAATCAATCAAAagaatagttaagaataaaattgtaagacacatagaaaaacaaattgttgagcaatagtcaacatggtttctataagggaaattgtgtcttactaatctattagagttctttgaaggggtcaacaaacatgtggacaagggggatccagtggacgtagtatacttagatttccagaaagcctttgacaagatccctcaccaaaggctgtcaCGTAAATTAacctgtcatgggataaaagggaaggtcctttcatggattgaaaactggtgaaaagatagggaacaaagggtagaaattaatggtaaatgctcagaatggaaaggggtaactagtggtgttccccaagggtcagtcctaggaccaatcccattcaatgtattcataaaatgatctggagaaaggggtaaaccgtgagatggcaaagtttgcagataaactgctcaaggtagttaagaccaaagcagactgtgaagaacttcaaaaagatctcacaaaactaagtgattgggcaacaaaatggcaaatgaaatttaatgtggataaatgtaaagtaacgcacactggaaaaaataaccccaactatacatacaatatgatggcagctaatttagctacaacgagtcaggaaaaagatcttggagtcatcgtggacagttctctgaagatgtccacgcagtgtgcagaggcggtcaaaaaagcaaacagaatgttaggaatcattaaaaaggggatagagaataagactgagaatatattattgcccttatataaatccatggtatgcccacatcttgaatactgtgtacagatgtggtctcctcaccgcaaaaaagatatactgtcactagaaaatgttcagaaaagggcaactaaaaagattaggggtttggagagggtcccatatgagaaaagattaaggaggctaggactcttcagcttggaaaggaggagactaaggggggatatgatagaagtatataaaatcatgagtgatgtggagaaagtggataagcaaaagttatttacttattcccataatacaagaactaggggtcaccaaatgaaattaataggcagcaggtttaaaacaaataaaaggaagttcttcttcacgcagcgcacagtcaacttgtggaactccttacctgaggaggttgtgaaggctaggactataacagcgtttaaaactggataaattcatggtggttaagtccataaatggctattagccaggatgggtgaggaatggtgtccctagcctctgtttgtcagaggatggagatggatggcaggggagagatcacttgatcattgcctgttaggttcacttcctctggggcacctggcattggccactgtcagtagacagatattgggctagatggacctttggtctgacccgggacagccattcttatgttatgttcttatgtgaatCACAATACTGTTCCTGCAATTTACTAGCTGCCTAAAAGTTAGGCCCTGTGATGcccagcattgcaatgcctaagtcccttcatggatcccAACCTGAATCCCCCCCAAGCCCTTCctcagaggagagagaggaggtgaCCAATCCTGCTTCCACAATCCATCCGTACATTCAGGAAAGAGAATTATTGCCAGGTATTAGTCAGGCTGGGCGAGAGGCTGTGGGTGACGTCTGCTGTGAGGGGATATGACACCTGCTGGGGACAATCCTGACCCAAAGGCAGAACTGGGGAGCTCACGGGGTCTTTGTAGGAATCTTGTTAGCGCCATTTGCAAATGGTTTCTTACTTGGCTTAATACTAACCCCTCACCTGTGGGGGCTACTCTCAGGATCTCCCATTCCTTAGCAGCGTGGGGATCTGGGATACCCAGCTCTTCCACTGTTTCCATCCGAGAGATCACGTTGGGTTTAGGAATCGGAAAGTCTACtcaggagaaaggaaagaggagagatCAGAGTTTGTCACACATTCATTAAATAGATGCTACTAAAAAGCTCCATAATTTTAATCAAGTCCCTTCTCTTGCTGCCGGTGGTGAACTCAGGTAAACCTGTAACAGAGGAGGAAATGCTCTTGGAGACCCTTTGGGATAGTTAGAGGTCTAGTGAGCAGCATTCATCCTgaacactgaatgaggcaggatctTGTGCAAAAAACTCTGTGATCATGCATAAGAGGGCTGAACCTaatcctggcatttcctaacttttgagtgcttgattttgcaatcttaataacattcttttaacatatttttgtatTATACATCCTAGGggttttttgtaataaaaaaaaatcaaagaaattccATCTTTTGCAACCATACTGGTAATTTTCTGCAGCTGATAACTTTTTGTCAAAACTGGCTGCATTTTCACATAGACGATGAAAAGCATCTCTCCAACCTTATGGCCATTGCCTCCAAGCATGGGAAatttccagggctttggagcggagcctggagctggagcacagagcagctctggagcagtggagctgcaggtttttgcctggagctggagcagagctggagcacatcTCCAAAGCCCTGGAAATTTAAGCCTGAACAGTTAGTTTGTTAATAAGCAACTGAAGATGGAAAGTGATAATAGAAAATGTTAGGCAAATTTAATAGGGCTTGTCTTCCTTCAGACAAAAAGTGTGGTCTTAACTCAAGTTAGGCACCTCAGGTTAACTAACAAGATAAAATGAGTGAAGGTAGGCTGTAGTGTTCACAGGACTTAGTAGCTCAAGGCTGTCATTAAGCTCCCACATAGACTTTAACTCAGggtaagaacacacctttttcaTAGTGAAGATGCACCCACAGGGGTCACTATCACTCCATCCAAAAGGATGATGAGCCCATATGGAGGCAGTGTGGGCCAATGGATTGGACATTAGCCTATGAATATGTATACGACGAGCtcggggtgtgattcccctgctcgtgGACGCATCCTcgtgctagctctcattgagctagtgccagtataaacagcagtgtagccacagtagccTAGGTAATGGCAGCAGAGCCATGGATACAGACCCACCAGTTTGTACGTGGCTGGGTTCAGccatgtttctgctgctgctatcaTGGCTACATTGCTACTTCTACTCACCCTAGCTCAACGAGAACTAGCAGGAATATGTGTACACGTGCAGGAGAACC
Encoded here:
- the LOC115635683 gene encoding zinc finger protein 660-like isoform X2, translating into MQENYESLILLDFPIPKPNVISRMETVEELGIPDPHAAKEWEILRVAPTDDGMGSEHEEENLEQESPEMVELDMMLLGSTEENIFQSPELGEACESQCGLERQQENHPDERLGISTHQGEDFKEFNNISINWRTEKSGTQKTCTECEKTFSWRSELLIHQRLHTGEKPYKCLDCGKSFTRSSNRNAHQRIHTGDKPYKCTECGKSFSQSSHLVKHQRLHVGEKPYKCTKCGKSFSWSSDLIVHQRIHTGERPYKCLDCGKSFNRSSNLNTHQRAHMGEGPYNCTECGKSFSYCSSFLRHQRTHTGEKPYKCTECGKTFFESSALIRHQRSHTGEMPYKCTECGKNFFESSSLIKHQRIHTGEKPYKCPDCGKSFKQSSSLINHLRTHTGEKPYKCTDCGKSFTVSSALIRHQRIHL
- the LOC115635683 gene encoding zinc finger protein 660-like isoform X1, whose translation is MAVVEPAQGLVTFEKVALYFTKGQWELRDPGQRDVMQENYESLILLDFPIPKPNVISRMETVEELGIPDPHAAKEWEILRVAPTDDGMGSEHEEENLEQESPEMVELDMMLLGSTEENIFQSPELGEACESQCGLERQQENHPDERLGISTHQGEDFKEFNNISINWRTEKSGTQKTCTECEKTFSWRSELLIHQRLHTGEKPYKCLDCGKSFTRSSNRNAHQRIHTGDKPYKCTECGKSFSQSSHLVKHQRLHVGEKPYKCTKCGKSFSWSSDLIVHQRIHTGERPYKCLDCGKSFNRSSNLNTHQRAHMGEGPYNCTECGKSFSYCSSFLRHQRTHTGEKPYKCTECGKTFFESSALIRHQRSHTGEMPYKCTECGKNFFESSSLIKHQRIHTGEKPYKCPDCGKSFKQSSSLINHLRTHTGEKPYKCTDCGKSFTVSSALIRHQRIHL
- the LOC115635683 gene encoding zinc finger protein 239-like isoform X3 translates to MGSEHEEENLEQESPEMVELDMMLLGSTEENIFQSPELGEACESQCGLERQQENHPDERLGISTHQGEDFKEFNNISINWRTEKSGTQKTCTECEKTFSWRSELLIHQRLHTGEKPYKCLDCGKSFTRSSNRNAHQRIHTGDKPYKCTECGKSFSQSSHLVKHQRLHVGEKPYKCTKCGKSFSWSSDLIVHQRIHTGERPYKCLDCGKSFNRSSNLNTHQRAHMGEGPYNCTECGKSFSYCSSFLRHQRTHTGEKPYKCTECGKTFFESSALIRHQRSHTGEMPYKCTECGKNFFESSSLIKHQRIHTGEKPYKCPDCGKSFKQSSSLINHLRTHTGEKPYKCTDCGKSFTVSSALIRHQRIHL